CCTCGGAGCACAGGGATGAGGGGCCAGACCCTCGCGTGGGATCCACTGAGCAGCCCCACAGATGCCCGCTTagaggtgaggctcagagagagttgGTCAGCTCATCAGAGGCACATGGGCATCTTGGTGCAGGCCCTGCCCCAGTGGGGAGAGAGCCTGGGGTCTCAGTGCTTTCTCCGTGTCCCCCAGGTGTCttcccgcccccggccccggcaGCAGCAAACGAACCCGTCCTGGAAGAAGGGATGGCGGCTCTGGTGCCCCTGGCCGACACGCTAGACAGCCCGCAGCCCAGCCCCGCGGCAGGCCCCGTCGTGAGCGCCCGGATGGGCCCTCTCAACACGCTGCTGCCCGGCCTGGGGCCCATCTCACAGAGCAGCCCACTCTCCAGCCTCCTGACTGGCCCCCTGAGCGACCACCTGGCCAGCCCCGTGGCAGTGCCCCTGGCGGACACACCGGCCAGCTCCCTGGGCCTGCCCTCGACTGGCCCCCTGACTCCCAGCAGCCCCCTGACAGGCCCCCGAGCTGTGCCTCAGAGCAGCCCCCTTATGGACGCTGTAACAGGTTCGGTGGCCCTCTCTCTGAGCAGCCCCCTGCTCACCTCCACGGCTGCCCCCCTAGGTGTCTCTCAGAACCTTCCGGCCAATCCCGTGAGCAGTCTGTTGCTGTTGGAGGCCCCAAGGGTGTGGCTGGCAGAGCCGCTGCAAGGATGCCCCTCTGGACCCCATCCCTCAGCGGGTGGGGGGCCTGCTGCCACCGCAGAAGGTAACcggtgcagggggaggggcagcggggGCCCAGGGGGCGGGGCCCCTGCCAGGCTGGTAGGCCCTGGCCCTGCCTCGCTCtaaccctcctcctctcctttctgcccctcccccacgtCGCTAGCCCCGCCCTCCGCTGAGCACCCCCAGCCCGCCCAGGAGCCTGAGCCCCTCAGCATGACGTCTGTGGGTGCGCCCATGCAGACCTCCACGCCCGTCAGTCCCATGGGCACACCCAGCCCCGCGACAGCCTTCTCCTACGGCACCCCAGACGCCCGGACACAGCCTGGTGGCCCCCAGGGACAAGcggtctctgcctctgtccctgcCTCGGCCACCTCCTACAACATCACCATCCTCGCCTCTGCCCTCACTCCCGCTCCCCAAGCTGCCACCAGCTATAGGCCCTCAAGCACCCCGCACCCCTTTGCCCGCACGCACCGCTCCCCGACCCGGCTCTCGCCCACCCTCCACTCCCCTGCACACAACCCCCACTCCCCGCCTCGAGCCTCGTCCTCACCGGCTTCAGTCAACGACACCCGAGGTCCACGCGTGGCAGAGCCGTCTCGGAAGAGCAACCTGCAGTTGGAGCGGAAGCTAGCCCACCGGAAGACCGGCAAGTTCCCTGACAGCTCCCGACGGCAGCACGGGTCTGGGGTCTCCTCGGCTGCCCTAGGAGACCTCCCAGGCACCCCCCTGGGCTGCTGACCACGGTCACTGACCACTCCCTCCACCCCTTGTTGTCCCCAGAGTCAAAGCAGCTGGCCTGGGAGAGGCTGGTGGGGGAGATCGCCTTCCAGCTGGACCGCAGGATCCTGTCCAGCATCTTCCCCGAGCGTGTCCGGCTCTACGGCTTCACGGTCTCCAACATTCCGGAGAAGATCATTCAGGTGTGTTGTGCCTACCTGCCGCTCACCGCCTGAGGGCCTACCCCGCCACCTGCAGGGCTGGGGACGGCCTTCCGGGGGCCCCTGCACTCCGGCTAGGCAGAGCGCATCAGAATCTGCGGGCACCCTGGGATGGAGGATACACCGCACTCAGTCCAAGTGGCCAGCAGGTGTCCGCGGCATCTGGCAGCAGGAGTGTGTGGTCCCAGCCACCCGGGCGGCCTTCCCAGAGGGCAGAGCAGCAGAGGGGCCCCAGCACTGTCAGGCCTGTGAGCCCCCACTTTGCCACTGCCATGGCCTCGGGTCTGCCAGGCCCCGCTCCCACGGGCCCTCCCCAGACTGGCAGAGCTGCCGCCTTGTGTCTCTCCCTCGCCCTGTCCAAGTCCTCAAGTGTCACTGGGGGGTGCAGGGGAGGCAGTTCTCAGAGCCTCTGAGCAGCTGGCGGCCTGGTGGCCAGGGTCTTCAGGCCGGGCTCGTTCCGTATTCCCAGCATGCCCTCCACTGAGCCCGCTCCCACTGAGGGACACAGAGGACGATGTTTCCCAAACACGCTTGGGCGCGTCTCCTCGCCACCACGTGTAGGAGGCACGTTGGAGTGGGAGCCGTCGGGGGCTTGGGCTGCGCCGGGGCAGGATGAGCAGGTGCGCGCCCTTCCCCACCGACACGCCCACTCGGGTGGagcgggggtggggcaggggtggggcagggggcgggcgTCGGCGCCGCGGCCCTTCAGCCGTTTACTCTTCCCTCGAGAAGTAGCCCTCGGTGGTCCCGGCCTCTACCTCTCTGGCCGTCCTTATCCGTGGATGGACTGTGGCTCTGGGTCTGTGAGTGGGCAGGAATCACGTTCAGTGACAGTGGGCTCATCTGTGTCCCGGTTTGAGCTTGCCTTCTCCTTTTGTTAAGGTGTCCTTTGGTTAGGTTTGTAATTTTAATGAGACCAAAATAATCCACGTTTTTTAtccaccttttcctttttttttttggccgtgccacgtggcatgcagaatgttagtttcccgaccagggatggaacccgcgtcccctgcagtggaagcgcagagtcttaaccgctggaccgccagggaagtcccacgttcTCCTTCATTGTTTGTACTCTTCGAGTCCCATTTAAGGCTGGAGCTGCCGGCCCCGCCTCGGTCCCCTCTCCCAGTCCCACGAGTGTGGGCTCCAGGTTTGCAGGTCTGGCCCTGCCCAGGTGACAGTGTCCTAATCCTGGGAGGCCAAGGGAGCCAGGGCATCTCTCCTTCCAGATCGTCGTAGCTCCTCTTGGCCCTTTGCTCTTCAagatgaattttaggatcagtctGGCAATTTCCAAGAAAAACCTAGTtcaaatttttagtttttcattggTTTATAGGTTGAACTGGGGAAGTTTCCCATCTTTGCCATGTTGGCTATCCCTGTGTTGCTTGTGTCGGCGGGGCCAGCTTTGGCCATGCTGGGTTTGACGAGCCTTGACTCCTACCCTGGACCACCGCCACCACGGCTGTGCCATGAGTGCAGCCCGGCAGCGGCTGTTTAAAACTTGGCAGATGACGCGGGAGAAGCACAATATTTATGTCTCTAAAATGCTGCATCTGATATCTAGTTGGCAAAGACTACACTTAATCATAAGTGAAAGTCTAGTTGCCCACATAGAAGTTAGACATCAAGCTATGGAGAGAGGTTTCTGGTTGTTTGACACTGCTGTTTATGCGGAGGATAAGGTGGACCCTCCAGGAGGGTGTGTGCGTGCAGGTCCTCCGCTCCCACGCCGCTCTCCGCCTTGCCTGCGAGGTGCCGCTTATGCTGGAGAACTTAAGTCACGGCACTAAACGGCAACTCTTcagagaagaggcaagaaaaggaagCAGAACGCACGTAAGGCAATTTGTTTGGTATTTAAGGAAGTCGAGGAGCTTGGTgcccctgagcctgtgcttcAGGCTCCACCTCGGCGGCCTCTGGGTGGCGGTTCTCACCACAACACTCACCTGGTCATTCTGCCCATCGGCCACCGTCACCAATTCCACGGCCTCCGGCCCATGCACCTTCCATCCAGCCATGAGCAGAGCTGCAGGATCATACACTTGCTGCCCTTGTTCCCAGGAAGCCCTCCACTGCAGCCCACCCGCACGGAAGCTGTCTTCAGGATAGCCCCTGGCTGGCCTTCTGTAGGGCCCACTGCAGGTTGACTGAGCTCTGGTCCCACCTGAGGATCATAAAGATGCTTCCTGGTCTCAAGCCATCCTGCCTACTTGGCTGGATTATTCGTTGATTCCCATCTGCATTTAATTCCACTCTGCCCAGGCTTTCACTTCCCTTCATCAAGACATCTTGTTTATTTCTCTGCACATTGACCTCCAATGTTGGCGGTTGCTGGAAGCCCTAAATTCTACCTAGATTCACCAAACCAGGCGAAACCTGGTGTCGGCCCACTGGGGTCCTTTGCTTCCCGAATGCCGTAGAGCTTTAACGCTGAACACTGTAATGGAACCCGATATTCAATGAGGACTCGTTGACTTTTTCCATAGAACGTGGCTATCTACTTTTGTGTAAGTTCGCAGACAGTTATGCTGTCTTTTAAGCTCAACTGAAAGTTACCCCAGTGCTCATTACTGTCAGTTCTTCTGCCCAAACACAAAGCTCTGCTCCATGGGAGATGCTCTGGCTCTCTTCCTTTCTGCGCCCTTGTCCTAGGAGACCCTGAGTCCAGCTGCATCAGTGAGGGTGACTGAGGGTGGTGCCTCGGTCCTGCCCGTGGTCCCCCCGGGATGCTCTCTAGGCCAACGCATTGGCCTGCTCAGAACATTTTTGATTTCTGTGTACTGATTTGTTATTTAGCTACCTTGCCAAACCCCCTCGCTAGTTTTGATAGTCTGTATATCATTTTGGCTTTCCTCTGTAGACAATCATATCATatagcacttaaaaaaatttttttttgttttggccgcgctgggtcttagttgcggcatgtggacttcttagttgcagcatgtggacttcttagttgcggcattcgaactcagttgtggcatgcatgtggcatctagttccccggccagggattgaacccgggccccctgcattgggagctcagaatcttacccactggaccaccagggaagtcccatacagcACGTTTTAAAAGCAGATCATAAGGCTACCTCATCTTGTCTCTGACGTGATTACAAACACACACTTCTAGTCTTCCGGTTAAGTGCGATGTGTGTTCCAGGCTTTTTGCCAGATCTTCTTTCGACAAATCAGTCAGAGTCCTCGGTTGCACACAACAGAATCCACACTAGCTGATATAGGCAGAAAGGGGTTTATTATAAATGtttaggtgttcagacaggctcCAGGAAGGACACCAAATTGGGCTTGCCTGCTACACAGCCAGTAAAAATGCCAGACGGCAAGGGAGTGAACACGCCATTGTCGTTGCTGCCCCGGGAACAGCACGCACACGCCTAGTCGGATGCCTGCAGTTTGGTACGGCTGCCCCGAAGAACCAGTGTCACAGCCAGTGCGCTCTCCAGagagcccagcccctgcctgcacTGTCTCCCCCAGGAGACGAGGTCCACGCACCTGTACTTGCTGGGCGGAAACCCAGGTCAGAGGGGTACCTGAGCCACAGGGGAGTCTGGAATAGGTGATGTTTAGCGTCCAGCCTCTTAGAGTTCAGGAAGGTGCTAGAATGCACCAGGACAGAAGCCAGTGAGCCACATTCAGCATCTGCCTCACCAGGTGAAGAagttccctcttcctcctttgtcCAGAGTGCTTGGTTTTTTTCTTACTCATGAACAAATACTGAACTTTTAGAatgctgtttctctctctcactgagATGACCACACAGTTTTCTTCCCCCGCCCTTTTCTGTTAACATATTGATACACATGAGAAGATACTCTGCTCATAAACCACACTGCGTCCCTGGTGTTTATAGATGCCCTGGGAGGCTCTGTTTGCTGTTTATGAGTTCTGCAGCTTCGCTACATTTTTAGAGATCGTGCCAAGTTTCTGTGACAGGAATACATGGCTTAATAGCCAGAGGTTTATCTCTCCACAGGGTTGTGGGGCCCTGCTGACCAGCGCCTCGCACACGTCAGGGTCCCCAGAGTCCCCGCGTCCCGGGACTCGGCCTAGGGGTGGTGCTCGAAGTCCCAGGCTCCTCCCCTTGGCTCGGACTTAGTGACATCAGGTCCCCCTGCAGGATGGTGGGACACGTGGTGGTCTCAGCTGGGCATTTCATTACCTAGAAGAAGGGGGAGGCGCTGCCTTGTTCAGTGGAGGGTGTGGACTTTGCTCATCCTCTCTATTGAGCCTTCTTCAGATTGTGTTTCCTCACTTCtcattattatttcctcccttctccttccgttagctttgctttattttcctttcttgggTTGAGctcttaaatcattttattttacatctcttttgtttttaaataactgcaTTTAGGACAAGGAAGTTCCTTCTGGTCAGGGAGATATTCAAAATCCTCAACAACCGGTACCAGGGAACCCCAGCCAGAGTGGACCCTGTTCTAGGGTCCAGGCAGAGCGGGAGGCTTCCGCTGTTCAAGGCTGGTGGGGAGAAGCGACGGTCTCCTGGCAGCCCCGGCTATGTCCGCCAAGGCTCCAGCCTGACTGGTGGCACTCTGGCTGCAGCCCTGCAGGCTAGAGGGGTGGTGTGTGGCTGTTCAGGTCTGACTATCTCACGAACTGCCTTGCATTTCCTCTCTAACCCCTGAGTCCGTCGGGACCACCATCTGAGGGGTGTCTGGCTGCCCGTGAGTGTTGGCTTCTAACACGCCTGCCCTGCGTTTGGAGAATGAGGGCCGCACCACGCGTATTCTCTGGTATTTGCTGCCATTTCCCCTCACTGAGCGCATGGTCGGTGCTGTGTGTGGTCCAGGACGGAAAGATTGCGTGATGAGCACGCGTGCTGGGTCTCGCAGGTGTGAGTCTATGTGCctccccgcgcccccgccccccacgtATCCCCTccagtgccaggccctgtggcTTCGCCCTGTAGAGATTCTTCCCCTCCACTCTGATTGTCTCCACGTCCACCTCCACAGCTACATTCTCTCCTCCGCTCCTACCCCGTGGTCCAAACTGCTGTCACCTTAGCTGGTCCACTGCTAGCTTGCCGCTCCACCTGTTCAGGCCTGGCTAGCGGCAAGCGTTCAGAATATGCCAAGCGGGTGCcagacacagtctctgccctcgGGGAGCTCACTATCTCCCTCCGAGGCCTTCAGTCAACAAGAAGAGCCGTCAGGAGCTCTGCCTCTCGTTCTTCTCCCCACCCAGACCCGGGCTCACCGGGGCCAACTTCACCGCCCTGGGCGCCCCTCCTTCTCTACTCCTACGCCTGTAGACGTGACCCCCGTGCAGCAGAGCTGACTGGCCCGGGTGCTGTGCTTGACGCCCCGAGACGTTTCCTTTGTCCTCACAGCAGCGCTGTCAGGCGGTGCAGTGTTTCCTGCAGTCCCAGCAGGGAACGCGAGGCTCACACTCAGCGTGGTGGCGGCCGTCGAACCCGACTCTCCCCGGGGGCCCTGCTCTGCACCCGGCGTCCTGGCACCTTCCGTGCCATGCATGCTGCTCCCCAGCCTGGAAACTTCTTCCCTCCACTGTCCTTGTCCTTCAGGCCTCGCTTCAGCGACCTCTCCCTCCAGGACCCCATCCCAGTGGCAGCGCTCGCAGTACCATCCCTCTACCGGGCCGTGTCCTCACTGTAAACTCTGAGGGCCTTTTGCTCACACCTGAACTGGGAGGGCTCGGAGATCTGCAGAGTGAggatggatggacagaaccctTCACCCTCTCTCGCCAGCTTCCGTCCAGCCCCTGCCAGTGGTCAGCACGATCTCTTAAAACCATAAAGCCCACCAGGCGTCTCCGAGCCTTTAGGACAGGCACTCCGCTCGCCCGCCACCTCCAGCCCCGTGCTCTGCTCAGGCCCGCAGCTTCTCAGGGGAAGCCTGAGGGGACTGGGGGCGGGGACCCACACCCGCTGCCCCCGTGCTGTTGGGGTGCTTGTCCTACTcttccccacccactcccccTTGTCGCCCTCCACTCTCAAGGGGTCACCTCCTAGGGGCAGCCCTGGCCTCGTCTCTCAGCGTAAATGTGCCCCCGTCGGACTCCTGCTCGTGTCTTAAGCTCCGTGTGcccagcctggcacacagcagcagCCCAGCCACGGCCGGGGGTGAGCAGGTGACGGCTCTCGATGCCCCCGCAGGGGCCGAGGCTGAACGCTATCCACCGGCTTGCTCCCCGGTCGCCCCGGTGTGAGCAGCCGCAGGTCCGCTTGCTCACCCACAGATGCCGGCTGAGCTCCTGCCGTCTGTCCCCCCGGGGCCTGGAAACAGGCAAATGGAAGAAGATTCAGGCGCCCAGGTCAGGAAGCCAGGCCCGTCCTAGTGTCACCAGGCAGCAGAGGTGCGAGCCTAGGGCTCTGGGGGCCCCTGGGCTGAGCCCAGGCATCAGCCTGGTGCTCTGCTCACGTGACCATCCAGGGAGCGGAcagg
The sequence above is drawn from the Tursiops truncatus isolate mTurTru1 chromosome 17, mTurTru1.mat.Y, whole genome shotgun sequence genome and encodes:
- the SPATC1 gene encoding speriolin; translated protein: MSLLTNYEGLRHQIERLVRENEELKKLVRLLRENHELKSAIKMQAGGLGISGFSSRLGEAATNPPQHQGVFPPPAPAAANEPVLEEGMAALVPLADTLDSPQPSPAAGPVVSARMGPLNTLLPGLGPISQSSPLSSLLTGPLSDHLASPVAVPLADTPASSLGLPSTGPLTPSSPLTGPRAVPQSSPLMDAVTGSVALSLSSPLLTSTAAPLGVSQNLPANPVSSLLLLEAPRVWLAEPLQGCPSGPHPSAGGGPAATAEAPPSAEHPQPAQEPEPLSMTSVGAPMQTSTPVSPMGTPSPATAFSYGTPDARTQPGGPQGQAVSASVPASATSYNITILASALTPAPQAATSYRPSSTPHPFARTHRSPTRLSPTLHSPAHNPHSPPRASSSPASVNDTRGPRVAEPSRKSNLQLERKLAHRKTGKFPDSSRRQHGSGSKQLAWERLVGEIAFQLDRRILSSIFPERVRLYGFTVSNIPEKIIQASLNPSDHKLDEELCQTLSQRYASIMNRLQSLGYDGRVHPALTEQLVNAYGILRERPELAASKGVSYTVDFLQRVLVETVHPSMLADALLLLSCLSQLAHDDGKPMFIW